One genomic region from Leguminivora glycinivorella isolate SPB_JAAS2020 chromosome 8, LegGlyc_1.1, whole genome shotgun sequence encodes:
- the LOC125228935 gene encoding uncharacterized protein LOC125228935 isoform X2 encodes MAALRLSVVLVVLAGYALADPVSFSAELTKKIKDAEESCKNIKDVGPHGSNVELCRYMNMGMLDKDGRYVESGAIDVITVDFPELTRDQVKRVAKTCNNVNENIAEGWQRANQVGHCLRGESVKITDQNTH; translated from the exons ATGGCGGCTCTGCGGCTTTCGGTAGTTTTAGTTGTGCTGGCAGGTTACGCTCTTGCGGACCCTGTTTCT TTTTCAGCGGAGCTGACGAAGAAGATAAAAGATGCAGAAGAATCGTGCAAAAACATAAAGGACGTCGGTCCACACGGCAGCAACGTCGAACTATGCCGGTACATGAACATGGGAATG TTAGACAAGGACGGACGATACGTCGAGAGCGGCGCAATCGACGTGATTACAGTCGATTTTCCCGAGCTTACCCGGGATCAAGTAAAACGAGTGGCGAAAACGTGCAATAATG TGAACGAGAACATCgcagaaggctggcagcgcgCGAATCAAGTAGGGCATTGCCTCCGTGGAGAGTCTGTCAAG ATTACCGACCAAAACACACATTAA
- the LOC125228935 gene encoding uncharacterized protein LOC125228935 isoform X1: protein MAALRLSVVLVVLAGYALADPVSHKFSAELTKKIKDAEESCKNIKDVGPHGSNVELCRYMNMGMLDKDGRYVESGAIDVITVDFPELTRDQVKRVAKTCNNVNENIAEGWQRANQVGHCLRGESVKITDQNTH from the exons ATGGCGGCTCTGCGGCTTTCGGTAGTTTTAGTTGTGCTGGCAGGTTACGCTCTTGCGGACCCTGTTTCT CATAAGTTTTCAGCGGAGCTGACGAAGAAGATAAAAGATGCAGAAGAATCGTGCAAAAACATAAAGGACGTCGGTCCACACGGCAGCAACGTCGAACTATGCCGGTACATGAACATGGGAATG TTAGACAAGGACGGACGATACGTCGAGAGCGGCGCAATCGACGTGATTACAGTCGATTTTCCCGAGCTTACCCGGGATCAAGTAAAACGAGTGGCGAAAACGTGCAATAATG TGAACGAGAACATCgcagaaggctggcagcgcgCGAATCAAGTAGGGCATTGCCTCCGTGGAGAGTCTGTCAAG ATTACCGACCAAAACACACATTAA